One Thermoanaerobacter pseudethanolicus ATCC 33223 DNA window includes the following coding sequences:
- a CDS encoding COG2426 family protein, with protein sequence MELFVKEILNFLPRELAVLFIAALPVIELRGAIPIGISLGLSPFYATIISLIGSMIPAPFILFTIKPIFNRLKKTRLFKKLVDKLTDRSLKYNGEKIQKYGVWGLVLVVAIPLPGTGVWSGSLAAALLNMKFKQALLAIFMGNIIAAILIMILSYGVGSLFF encoded by the coding sequence ATGGAATTATTTGTAAAAGAAATACTCAATTTTCTACCCAGAGAATTAGCAGTTCTATTTATAGCAGCATTGCCAGTAATAGAGCTTAGAGGAGCAATTCCAATAGGCATATCTTTAGGGTTATCTCCTTTTTATGCTACGATTATAAGCTTGATAGGTAGTATGATACCGGCACCCTTTATATTATTTACCATTAAACCTATATTTAATCGTCTTAAAAAAACGAGATTATTTAAAAAGTTAGTAGATAAGCTTACAGATAGATCTTTAAAATATAATGGGGAAAAAATACAGAAATATGGCGTATGGGGGCTTGTACTGGTAGTAGCTATTCCTTTGCCTGGAACGGGAGTATGGAGTGGAAGTTTGGCTGCAGCTCTTTTAAACATGAAATTCAAGCAGGCACTTTTGGCCATATTTATGGGAAATATTATAGCAGCCATTTTAATTATGATATTGAGTTATGGCGTAGGAAGTTTGTTTTTCTAA
- a CDS encoding aldo/keto reductase, producing the protein MKYINIGNGEIKASAIALGCMRIADKSVKEVAELINTALEEGINFFDHADIYGGGKSEEVFAEAIDMKPSIREKIIIQTKCGIRKGYYDFSKEHILKSVDGSLKRLKTDYIDVLLLHRPDTLMEPEEVAEAFSILHSSGKVRNFGVSNFNPMQIELLSKYLNQKLIINQLQFSIMHTGMIDSGFNVNMKVDQSIDRDGSVLEYCRLKNITIQAWSPFQYGFFEGTFLGNEKFKELNDKIDEIAAKKGVPNIAIPIAWILRHPAKIQPIVGTTNPSRLKDICKASEIELTREEWYELYRAAGNKLP; encoded by the coding sequence ATGAAGTATATCAATATTGGTAATGGGGAGATAAAGGCATCGGCAATTGCATTGGGTTGTATGAGGATTGCTGATAAGTCTGTAAAAGAAGTGGCGGAACTTATAAATACGGCTTTAGAAGAAGGTATAAATTTTTTTGACCATGCTGATATATATGGCGGTGGCAAATCTGAAGAAGTTTTTGCTGAAGCTATAGATATGAAGCCTAGTATTAGAGAAAAAATCATTATTCAGACTAAGTGTGGTATTAGAAAAGGGTATTATGACTTTTCAAAAGAACATATTTTAAAATCTGTCGATGGAAGCTTAAAAAGACTCAAAACTGACTACATAGATGTTCTGTTATTACACCGTCCTGATACTTTGATGGAACCAGAAGAGGTTGCAGAGGCTTTTTCAATACTTCACAGCAGTGGCAAGGTTAGAAATTTCGGTGTAAGTAATTTTAATCCGATGCAGATAGAACTGCTTAGTAAGTATTTAAACCAAAAGCTTATCATAAACCAATTGCAGTTTAGTATTATGCATACAGGTATGATAGATTCTGGTTTTAATGTGAATATGAAAGTAGATCAGTCTATAGATAGAGATGGCAGTGTTTTGGAGTATTGCAGGTTAAAGAATATTACGATACAGGCATGGTCACCGTTCCAATATGGATTTTTTGAAGGCACTTTTTTAGGTAACGAAAAATTTAAAGAACTTAATGACAAAATTGACGAAATTGCTGCTAAAAAGGGTGTGCCAAATATTGCTATACCTATTGCATGGATTTTAAGACATCCAGCAAAGATACAACCTATTGTTGGTACGACAAATCCTTCTCGATTGAAAGATATATGCAAAGCATCAGAGATTGAACTTACAAGAGAGGAATGGTATGAGTTATATAGAGCTGCAGGAAATAAATTACCATAA
- the yfcE gene encoding phosphodiesterase has product MKIGVISDTHGDYKSWEKAWDFLKDSDIILHAGDVLYHGPRNPIPEGYDPKKLADAINACPVPLLIAEGNCDAYVDQMMLEVPIQTPYVFAFIEGKRFMINHGHSISDEDIHKLIKKYKLDYFITGHTHIPLIKKIENCVVINPGSTSLSKREDKINSVGFIEVESGSVHIIDLESGKDILSLE; this is encoded by the coding sequence ATGAAAATTGGTGTTATAAGTGACACTCATGGAGATTATAAATCATGGGAAAAGGCGTGGGATTTTTTAAAGGATTCGGATATTATTTTACATGCAGGGGATGTTTTATATCATGGACCCCGTAATCCAATTCCTGAAGGATATGACCCTAAAAAACTTGCTGATGCAATAAATGCTTGTCCTGTTCCGCTTTTGATTGCGGAAGGGAATTGTGATGCTTATGTTGACCAAATGATGCTTGAGGTGCCTATACAAACGCCGTATGTTTTTGCTTTCATTGAAGGGAAGAGATTTATGATTAATCATGGTCACAGTATTTCTGACGAAGATATACATAAGTTGATTAAGAAGTATAAATTGGATTATTTTATAACGGGACATACGCATATTCCTTTAATAAAAAAGATTGAAAATTGTGTGGTGATTAATCCGGGTTCTACATCCCTTAGCAAACGGGAAGATAAGATTAATTCAGTAGGGTTTATTGAAGTTGAAAGTGGAAGTGTTCATATAATTGATTTGGAAAGCGGAAAAGATATTTTGTCTTTGGAATGA
- a CDS encoding LemA family protein: protein MIWIILGIVAVIVLWFIVTYNGFINLKNRVENAWAQIDVQLKRRYDLIPNLVNTVKGYAAHEKEIFENLGELRAKAMGAQSVKEVGDTNNQITQALKTIFAVAENYPELKANENFLKLQEELTNTENKIAFARQFYNDIVMQYNAAQQRIPASIVANMMRLTPKEYYPVDEGERGPINVQF from the coding sequence ATGATATGGATAATTTTAGGTATCGTAGCAGTTATAGTTTTGTGGTTTATTGTGACTTACAATGGTTTTATTAATTTGAAAAACAGAGTAGAAAATGCTTGGGCGCAAATAGATGTACAGTTAAAGAGAAGATATGACCTTATACCTAACCTTGTGAATACAGTAAAAGGATATGCTGCTCATGAAAAAGAGATTTTTGAAAATTTAGGAGAATTAAGGGCTAAGGCAATGGGAGCTCAATCAGTAAAAGAAGTAGGAGATACTAATAATCAGATTACACAAGCTCTTAAGACAATTTTTGCTGTTGCAGAAAATTATCCGGAATTAAAGGCAAATGAAAATTTTTTAAAACTCCAAGAAGAATTAACTAATACAGAAAATAAAATTGCTTTTGCAAGACAGTTTTATAATGATATAGTCATGCAGTACAATGCAGCACAACAGAGAATCCCTGCTTCTATTGTTGCAAATATGATGAGATTAACACCCAAGGAATATTATCCTGTTGATGAAGGTGAAAGAGGACCTATTAATGTTCAATTTTGA
- the htpX gene encoding zinc metalloprotease HtpX yields MSRKTLYELQAENVRKTYLFIVTFSLILFAIGYFFVWYFNWGLTGIVLLAIFIVLYNWIAYEQSDKIALASVGAIPANPEEYYVLHNIVEEVALAAGIPKPNVYIMEESQPNAFATGKDPKHASVCVTTGLLQMMNREELQGVIAHEISHIRNRDILLMTVVAVVAGLIILLRDVMLRSMWWGMGESRRRDKNDNGAIILLIIGLIFSIIAPLIVLIIRSAISRQREYLADATGAFIVRDPYGLASALEKIGSYTRPMRVTSDATAHLFISNPFGRAEKLFATHPPIEERIKRLKSLTM; encoded by the coding sequence ATGTCTAGAAAAACTCTATATGAACTTCAAGCAGAAAATGTAAGGAAAACTTATCTATTTATAGTTACATTTTCTCTTATACTTTTTGCTATAGGTTATTTTTTTGTATGGTATTTCAACTGGGGACTTACAGGAATAGTTCTTTTAGCAATTTTCATTGTGCTGTATAATTGGATAGCGTATGAACAGTCAGATAAAATAGCTCTCGCGTCGGTGGGAGCCATTCCGGCAAATCCAGAGGAGTATTATGTTCTTCATAATATTGTGGAAGAAGTCGCTCTCGCAGCAGGTATACCAAAGCCCAATGTTTATATAATGGAAGAATCCCAACCTAATGCTTTTGCTACGGGCAAAGACCCAAAGCATGCTTCTGTTTGTGTCACAACCGGTCTACTTCAAATGATGAATAGAGAAGAGCTCCAAGGAGTAATAGCTCATGAAATATCTCACATCAGAAATAGAGATATACTTTTAATGACGGTTGTTGCAGTTGTTGCAGGACTTATAATTTTACTCAGGGATGTAATGCTAAGAAGTATGTGGTGGGGAATGGGAGAAAGCAGAAGAAGAGATAAAAATGACAATGGAGCTATAATTCTCCTCATTATTGGGCTTATTTTTTCTATTATTGCTCCTCTTATTGTATTAATTATAAGGTCTGCAATTTCAAGACAAAGAGAATATTTGGCAGATGCAACTGGTGCCTTTATTGTAAGAGATCCCTATGGTCTTGCATCAGCTCTTGAAAAAATAGGTAGTTATACTAGACCCATGAGAGTTACCTCTGACGCAACAGCTCATTTGTTTATATCAAATCCTTTTGGAAGAGCGGAAAAGTTATTTGCAACTCATCCACCGATTGAAGAGAGAATTAAGAGGTTGAAGAGCCTTACAATGTAA
- a CDS encoding DUF7309 domain-containing protein, whose translation MKEKATLEEWKELYEVTVKIKELNPWKYFWDVDIITLILPENEEPVYCSVMGRGGEFYGIGFYFGFDALDNFYKIIETTDMPPEQIQRFQEDNVIICYFGDREELFKEELQIVKDLGLKFRGRNNWIYFRSFKKGYAPYILNKEEVLKQTAIMRHLLQALKNYIEEDIVVNFEEGETLVHKYDEQKNQWVTLAAPLLLPQRKYLIPILKDELLLSRMAKQTTTSAEIEVDIAYLNTIIRDKEYDRPIAGRICILADSKSGMIIDQHILSPEDDEVQYIFDMVIPYILNMGKPKKIFVRDEYLFHLLVDLCERTKIGLHIKSRLNAIDYFIEEFVNFR comes from the coding sequence ATGAAAGAAAAAGCGACATTAGAAGAGTGGAAAGAATTGTATGAGGTAACTGTTAAAATAAAGGAATTAAATCCTTGGAAATATTTTTGGGATGTAGATATAATAACATTAATTTTGCCAGAAAATGAAGAACCAGTATATTGTAGTGTAATGGGAAGAGGAGGAGAATTTTACGGTATAGGTTTTTATTTTGGGTTTGATGCTTTGGACAATTTTTACAAAATTATTGAGACTACTGATATGCCACCAGAGCAAATTCAGCGATTTCAAGAAGATAATGTAATTATATGCTATTTTGGGGATAGAGAAGAGTTGTTTAAAGAAGAATTGCAAATTGTAAAAGACCTGGGATTGAAGTTTAGAGGTAGGAATAACTGGATCTATTTTAGGTCTTTCAAGAAAGGATATGCTCCTTATATTTTGAATAAAGAAGAAGTATTAAAACAGACAGCAATAATGAGACATTTATTACAAGCACTAAAAAATTACATTGAAGAAGATATTGTAGTTAACTTCGAAGAGGGAGAAACTTTAGTTCATAAATACGATGAGCAAAAAAATCAATGGGTTACTTTAGCAGCTCCCCTTTTGTTACCCCAAAGAAAATATTTAATCCCTATATTAAAAGATGAGCTTCTTTTATCAAGAATGGCAAAGCAAACAACTACTTCTGCCGAAATAGAAGTTGATATAGCGTACTTGAATACCATAATTAGAGATAAAGAATATGATAGACCAATTGCAGGGAGAATTTGTATTCTTGCTGATTCTAAATCAGGGATGATAATAGATCAACATATTCTTTCTCCAGAAGACGATGAAGTGCAATATATTTTTGATATGGTAATTCCATATATTTTAAATATGGGTAAACCAAAGAAAATATTTGTAAGAGATGAATATTTATTTCATTTATTGGTTGATTTGTGTGAAAGGACTAAAATTGGTTTGCATATAAAGAGCCGATTAAATGCGATTGATTATTTCATAGAAGAATTTGTAAACTTTAGATAG
- a CDS encoding Txe/YoeB family addiction module toxin, whose protein sequence is MGYKLKFSKYALKDAKKLEACGLDKKAKEILKILKENPHQNPPPYEKLKGDLQGKLSRRINIQHRIIYEILEDEHIIKMYRMWTHYE, encoded by the coding sequence ATGGGATATAAATTAAAATTTTCTAAATACGCTCTAAAAGATGCAAAAAAATTAGAAGCGTGTGGACTTGACAAAAAAGCAAAAGAAATTTTAAAAATATTAAAAGAAAATCCGCATCAAAATCCTCCTCCATACGAAAAATTAAAAGGTGATCTCCAAGGGAAACTTTCAAGAAGAATAAATATTCAGCACAGAATAATTTATGAAATTTTAGAGGATGAACACATTATAAAGATGTATAGGATGTGGACACATTACGAATAG
- a CDS encoding type II toxin-antitoxin system Phd/YefM family antitoxin → MKTIPVTTVRQNIYKILEQIMVSNEPIQITSKKGNAVLISEEDWNAIQETLYLLSVPNLRESIIESDKIPLEEWKDEKDLGWDIN, encoded by the coding sequence ATGAAAACAATACCGGTAACAACGGTAAGACAAAATATATACAAAATTTTAGAACAAATAATGGTAAGTAATGAACCTATACAGATAACTTCTAAAAAAGGAAATGCAGTCTTAATTTCCGAAGAAGATTGGAATGCTATTCAAGAAACGCTATATTTGTTGTCAGTACCAAATTTAAGAGAAAGCATCATAGAGTCAGATAAAATTCCCTTGGAAGAGTGGAAGGATGAAAAGGACTTAGGATGGGATATAAATTAA
- a CDS encoding AAA family ATPase, with protein MKIEDLKGKFFMDNYMDIAIEEYLKFKETVDYDEKYKREVLSEINDYLKDKRIAGENVIEIIKYFQSKNPQKGGFVHWSNLDDLYKYAEEKPSEVAELFNYLYDDSADLEDRIRRFVNTGERYNTTIKFDTSLFGYLLAGFSLEKYPLYRDQAFREFLNSFGINESLTEDVADKYSTYYEVCNILLDYFKEKNYIKNPDMLDAQDFIYCLTNYKELYVKVSVKYLYEHAKVLYSFSKDINAFLEYLKELDREYLQVLYERYKGDEKVNEIRFRVCEMILNGDYVDEKNLESIKNEVANKHEKDILKSWNDFKILFPLYYEKYKEKVNIEIRKIYNSIKSIFPNFKFKENKYISDFYGPQNFGGSRCWFAIYPEKKKTHKEAAQLFFTIGGDETEKYSNISYGLYIGDDINKILEEKGTKEHDDIETIDNPNDFTYKKMVKKFIEVFDRFKKINGINREDIIKVSHGEKDKSGEEEKDGFLHEIDFEREIKINNLFFEDAEVLSKQISTALKSGKHIILVGPPGTGKSKLAKEICKSYGVEYEMVTAMSDWSTYDTIGGYKPDRDGTLYFDEGVFLRLFKNKKNNNSNIKWLIIDEINRADIDKAFGVLFSALTGDRVTLSFKSKSGENIVIRPEEDDEEEVEIQEHGYVIPKDFRIIGTMNTYDKTSLYEMSYAFMRRFAFIPVGVPKNIDKDLVAKYLNIWGIEDKSINNVDLKEGLAEVWNIINKYRRVGPAIIEDIARYVSVEGDYTSAVILYVLPQFEGVMENDIKKFAEELYKSSIGDFSRQKDRLDGFIKDFFGIKM; from the coding sequence ATGAAGATTGAAGATTTAAAAGGAAAATTTTTTATGGACAATTATATGGACATTGCTATTGAGGAATATTTAAAGTTCAAAGAAACTGTGGATTACGATGAAAAGTATAAAAGAGAAGTTTTAAGCGAAATAAATGATTATTTAAAAGACAAGCGTATTGCTGGGGAGAATGTTATAGAAATAATTAAGTATTTTCAAAGTAAAAATCCACAAAAGGGTGGTTTTGTTCATTGGTCGAATTTAGATGATTTATATAAATATGCAGAAGAAAAACCTTCAGAAGTAGCTGAATTGTTTAACTATCTATATGATGATTCGGCAGATTTAGAAGATAGAATACGAAGATTTGTGAATACTGGGGAAAGATATAATACTACTATTAAATTTGATACTTCTCTTTTTGGATATTTATTAGCAGGTTTTAGTTTAGAGAAGTATCCCTTGTATAGGGATCAGGCATTTAGAGAGTTTTTAAATTCTTTTGGAATTAATGAGTCTTTAACTGAAGATGTAGCAGATAAGTATTCTACCTATTATGAAGTTTGTAATATTTTGCTCGATTATTTTAAAGAGAAAAATTATATAAAAAATCCAGATATGTTGGATGCACAGGATTTCATTTATTGTCTTACCAACTACAAGGAACTGTATGTAAAAGTAAGTGTAAAGTATCTCTATGAACATGCAAAGGTATTGTATTCTTTTAGTAAGGATATAAATGCTTTTTTGGAATATTTAAAGGAATTAGATAGAGAATATTTACAAGTTTTATATGAAAGATACAAAGGTGATGAAAAAGTCAATGAAATTAGATTTAGAGTGTGTGAGATGATTTTAAATGGTGATTATGTGGATGAGAAAAATTTGGAGAGCATAAAGAATGAAGTTGCAAATAAACATGAAAAAGATATTTTAAAATCATGGAATGATTTTAAGATTTTGTTTCCATTATATTATGAAAAGTATAAGGAAAAAGTGAATATAGAAATTAGAAAAATTTACAATAGTATTAAATCGATATTTCCTAATTTTAAATTTAAAGAAAATAAATATATTAGTGATTTTTATGGACCACAGAATTTTGGAGGGAGTAGATGTTGGTTTGCAATATATCCCGAAAAGAAAAAAACACATAAAGAAGCTGCTCAGTTATTTTTTACAATTGGGGGAGATGAAACGGAAAAGTATTCTAATATTTCGTATGGTTTATATATAGGTGATGATATTAATAAAATTCTTGAAGAGAAAGGCACCAAAGAACACGATGATATAGAAACCATTGATAACCCTAATGATTTTACATATAAGAAAATGGTGAAGAAGTTTATTGAAGTTTTTGATAGGTTTAAAAAGATAAATGGTATAAATAGAGAGGACATTATTAAGGTGTCTCATGGGGAAAAGGATAAAAGCGGCGAGGAGGAGAAAGATGGCTTTCTTCATGAAATTGATTTTGAAAGAGAAATTAAAATAAATAATTTATTTTTTGAGGATGCAGAGGTTTTATCAAAGCAAATATCTACTGCTTTAAAATCAGGTAAACACATAATATTGGTAGGTCCTCCTGGAACAGGCAAGTCCAAACTAGCTAAAGAAATATGTAAAAGTTACGGAGTAGAATACGAAATGGTGACTGCCATGTCCGATTGGTCTACTTATGATACTATTGGTGGTTATAAACCTGATAGGGATGGAACTTTGTATTTTGATGAAGGCGTATTTTTACGGCTTTTTAAAAATAAGAAAAATAACAATTCCAATATCAAGTGGCTAATTATAGATGAAATAAACAGAGCTGATATTGACAAAGCTTTTGGTGTATTATTTTCTGCCTTAACAGGGGACAGGGTGACACTGAGTTTTAAGTCAAAATCTGGAGAGAATATAGTCATACGTCCGGAGGAAGATGATGAAGAAGAGGTAGAGATACAAGAACATGGGTATGTAATTCCTAAAGATTTTCGCATTATTGGGACTATGAACACTTACGACAAAACTTCTTTATATGAAATGAGCTATGCCTTTATGAGGCGATTTGCTTTTATTCCTGTTGGTGTGCCAAAAAACATTGATAAGGACCTTGTTGCGAAATATCTTAATATATGGGGGATAGAGGATAAAAGCATCAATAATGTGGATTTAAAAGAGGGACTGGCGGAGGTTTGGAATATTATTAACAAATACAGAAGAGTTGGACCTGCTATTATTGAAGACATTGCCAGATATGTTAGCGTTGAAGGGGATTACACTTCTGCTGTTATACTTTATGTCCTGCCGCAGTTCGAAGGCGTTATGGAAAATGATATTAAAAAATTTGCAGAGGAATTGTATAAAAGCAGTATAGGAGATTTTTCTAGACAAAAGGATAGATTGGATGGATTCATAAAAGACTTTTTTGGAATAAAAATGTGA
- a CDS encoding Rpn family recombination-promoting nuclease/putative transposase yields the protein MDDKNVKEAIHNQHDKGYKFLLSSKRVFIELLRSFVKQEWVNDIDEANVVKVDKSFVLQDFADKEADLVYRVKLKEKEVIFYILMELQSTVDYQMPYRLLLYMVEIWRSILKDIPKKESRRKDFKLPVIVPIVLYNGVRKWTAKTSYKETLNSYETFGEYAVDFKYILIDVNRYTKEELLKLENLIASVFLLEQKVEFEEIMKRLKELSEILNNLDKDEILLFKAWFKKILLARLPEEERENIERIIDENKEVEEMISNLEKTILQEMKEREKRGIKKGIKKGIKKGIEKGIEKGIEKGMEKGIGVTVIKLLEKKFGNVPEEYVKKIDGANRETLMDIVDNIFDIDKIEDLDKFLK from the coding sequence ATGGATGATAAAAATGTAAAGGAAGCTATTCACAATCAGCATGACAAAGGGTATAAATTTTTGTTATCCAGTAAGCGAGTGTTTATAGAGTTATTAAGAAGTTTTGTAAAGCAGGAATGGGTAAATGATATAGACGAGGCAAATGTAGTTAAAGTAGATAAGTCATTTGTATTACAAGACTTTGCAGATAAAGAAGCAGACTTAGTCTACAGAGTAAAATTAAAGGAAAAAGAAGTTATATTTTATATATTGATGGAATTACAATCTACAGTTGACTATCAAATGCCTTACAGATTACTTTTATATATGGTAGAGATATGGAGAAGCATATTAAAAGACATACCAAAAAAAGAATCAAGAAGGAAAGATTTTAAATTACCAGTTATAGTACCGATAGTATTGTACAACGGAGTCCGTAAGTGGACAGCAAAAACAAGCTACAAAGAAACACTAAATTCCTATGAAACCTTTGGAGAATATGCAGTAGATTTCAAATATATACTAATAGATGTAAATAGGTATACAAAAGAAGAATTATTAAAGTTAGAAAACTTAATAGCTTCTGTATTTTTATTAGAACAAAAAGTAGAATTTGAAGAAATAATGAAAAGGCTTAAGGAATTATCAGAGATATTAAATAACTTGGATAAAGATGAAATATTATTATTTAAAGCATGGTTTAAAAAGATATTACTAGCTAGATTGCCGGAAGAAGAGCGAGAAAATATAGAGAGGATAATAGATGAAAACAAGGAGGTGGAAGAGATGATATCAAATCTTGAAAAGACCATATTGCAAGAGATGAAAGAGCGTGAGAAAAGGGGTATTAAAAAAGGGATAAAAAAAGGGATAAAAAAAGGAATAGAAAAAGGAATAGAAAAAGGAATAGAAAAAGGCATGGAGAAGGGAATAGGAGTAACTGTTATTAAGTTATTAGAGAAGAAATTTGGGAATGTTCCTGAAGAATATGTAAAGAAAATAGATGGTGCAAACAGGGAAACGTTGATGGATATTGTTGACAATATATTTGATATAGATAAGATAGAGGATTTAGATAAGTTTTTGAAATAA
- a CDS encoding DUF1998 domain-containing protein, giving the protein MEAGNCKLAVVNNGKGAGFAVCESCGYAKVYDGKPIGEHKTRMGKVCKGTFSRYSLGYEFSTDILSLKFIGYSDEREGFWESLLYGLIEGACKALEIDRQDVDSTLYSYAGDPRRPAIVLFDDVPGGAGQVKRIAEEENFIKVLKKTLEVVSSCECGGKEGDASCYGCLRNYTNQYCHDILKRRYVMEFVSKLLEDLM; this is encoded by the coding sequence ATGGAAGCTGGGAATTGTAAATTGGCTGTTGTAAATAATGGGAAAGGAGCTGGGTTTGCTGTTTGTGAAAGTTGTGGATACGCAAAAGTTTATGATGGAAAGCCTATAGGCGAGCATAAGACAAGAATGGGTAAAGTATGTAAAGGAACTTTTTCACGTTATTCTTTGGGATATGAATTTTCAACGGATATACTTTCCCTAAAATTTATAGGGTATAGTGATGAGAGAGAAGGATTCTGGGAATCATTGCTTTATGGATTGATAGAGGGAGCATGCAAAGCTCTGGAGATTGATAGGCAGGATGTTGATAGTACGTTATATTCTTATGCGGGGGATCCAAGAAGACCTGCTATAGTATTGTTTGATGACGTACCCGGTGGAGCAGGACAGGTTAAAAGAATTGCGGAAGAAGAAAATTTCATAAAAGTCCTTAAAAAAACGCTAGAAGTAGTTTCAAGTTGTGAATGCGGAGGTAAAGAAGGAGATGCAAGCTGCTATGGTTGTTTAAGAAATTATACTAATCAATACTGTCATGATATATTAAAGAGAAGATATGTAATGGAGTTTGTTTCTAAACTTTTGGAAGACTTGATGTAA
- a CDS encoding RtcB family protein — translation MRVDAVIYVNDTLKELLHEDQSLRQITNAATLPGVVKPVIGMPDIHEGFGLPIGGVMAIEEKGVISAGAVGYDINCGVRLLRTNLEAAHFNKELLYKLIERIEYYVPTGIGKKGRHKGITRLIFDDVVHNGVEAVIKAGFGKKSDLNFIEEGGKLSGADISAVSKEAQERGEEQLGTLGGGNHFIEIQQVDSIFDEKLAERFGLFKGQIAAMIHTGSRGFGHQIATDYTKILWEAAKKYGVDVPEKGLAAAPIDSKEGKAYYKAMAAAVNFAFSNRQIIMFDVIKAFEDVLKKSSESMGFRLVYDVAHNIAKWEEHGGKKLLVHRKGATRALPAGHPQNPSFYKESGHPALIPGSMGTGSYVVVGTEKAAETFYSVNHGAGRRLSRNKAKKITKEEFEKAMGDVIYNVRSFKDIVDESPLAYKDVEEVISVLSERGITTPVARLVPLAVVKGAD, via the coding sequence ATGCGTGTTGATGCAGTAATTTATGTGAATGATACCTTAAAAGAGCTTTTGCATGAAGACCAGTCTTTAAGACAGATTACCAACGCTGCTACCCTTCCTGGAGTGGTGAAACCAGTTATAGGGATGCCGGATATTCACGAAGGATTTGGTCTTCCTATAGGAGGAGTTATGGCGATAGAGGAGAAAGGGGTTATTTCAGCGGGAGCCGTAGGATATGATATTAATTGTGGTGTAAGGCTCTTGAGAACTAATCTTGAAGCAGCGCATTTTAATAAAGAGCTTTTGTATAAGCTTATAGAACGGATTGAGTATTATGTTCCCACAGGCATAGGGAAAAAGGGACGGCATAAAGGTATTACGAGGTTAATTTTTGATGATGTAGTTCATAATGGGGTAGAGGCTGTCATTAAAGCAGGTTTTGGGAAAAAATCGGATTTAAACTTTATTGAAGAGGGTGGAAAGCTTTCAGGGGCAGACATTTCTGCTGTGTCAAAAGAAGCGCAAGAAAGAGGAGAAGAGCAGCTTGGCACTTTGGGTGGTGGCAATCATTTTATAGAGATTCAACAGGTTGACTCTATTTTTGATGAGAAATTGGCAGAGCGTTTTGGACTTTTCAAAGGGCAAATTGCTGCAATGATTCACACAGGAAGCCGCGGGTTTGGACATCAGATTGCGACAGATTATACTAAGATTCTATGGGAGGCAGCAAAGAAATACGGTGTTGATGTTCCTGAAAAAGGACTTGCGGCAGCTCCTATTGATTCAAAGGAAGGTAAGGCGTATTATAAAGCCATGGCAGCAGCAGTGAATTTTGCTTTTTCAAACAGACAAATAATTATGTTTGATGTTATAAAAGCATTTGAAGATGTATTAAAAAAATCTTCAGAATCTATGGGCTTTCGACTGGTATATGATGTTGCTCATAATATTGCTAAATGGGAAGAACATGGAGGAAAAAAGCTTCTTGTTCACAGAAAGGGAGCGACGAGAGCTTTACCAGCAGGGCATCCGCAAAATCCTTCTTTTTACAAAGAATCAGGACATCCTGCTCTTATTCCCGGCAGTATGGGTACGGGTTCTTACGTTGTGGTTGGCACAGAGAAAGCGGCAGAAACTTTTTATTCGGTAAATCACGGGGCAGGACGAAGGCTTTCTCGCAACAAAGCGAAAAAAATCACTAAAGAGGAATTTGAAAAGGCTATGGGAGATGTTATATACAATGTCAGGTCTTTTAAGGATATAGTTGATGAGTCGCCACTGGCCTATAAAGATGTGGAAGAAGTTATTTCTGTCCTTTCAGAAAGAGGAATTACAACACCTGTTGCACGCCTTGTACCTCTTGCGGTTGTAAAAGGTGCAGATTAA